The following is a genomic window from Acidobacteriota bacterium.
TCTGCAGTTCCCCTTTTACGCGGGAATGTTCGGTATCATCAAGGGCACGGGGCTGTCCGAAATCCTGGGGAACGCCTTCGTCTCGATTGCCTCCGCCAGGACACTGCCTCTACTGGTCTACTGGTATTCGGGCATCGTGAATTACTTTGTGCCTTCCGGGGGATCCAAGTGGGCCATTGAGGCTCCCTACCTGGTGGCTGCCGCGGAGAATCTGGGCGTTCCCATCAACCAGGTGGTTCTTGCCTACGCCTGGGGGGACATGGCCACCAACCTGCTCCACCCCTTTTGGGCACTACCCCTCATTACCGCCACCGGATTGGAATTTCGAGAGATCCTGGGGTACGGGATCGTTGTTTTCTGTTTCTATTTCAGCCTGGTCAGCCTGGCCTTGTGGTTTTTTCTCTAAGCCCGTGTTGCACGGCCGGAGGTTTCAACGGTGGGGATCGACAAGTCCGGCAACAACCCCGGAACCGACGACTGCGCCTCCCGGCGTTATCCTTCGACTCCCGTCTGTGCGGTAGGCGCCCTGATCTATCGAGGAAGCCGGATACTCCTGGTGCGGCGGGGAAAGGCTCCGTCCCTGGGCAAATGGTCGGTCCCCGGCGGAAGATTGCGTGTCGGAGAGACCCTGGAAGCCGCCGTCATCCGGGAGACCCGGGAGGAAACCTGTATGACCGTGCGTCCATTGAGAGTCGGAAAGGTGGTGGAGCATCTCCTGAGGGATGAGCGGGGCGACATCGAATACCACTACGTGATCGTGGACTATGTCTGCCAGGTCATCGACGGCTCGCCGCGGCCTGCCAGCGACGTCAGCGAAGTCCGGTTCGTGGAGATTTCCGATCTGTCTCAGTGGGACATGACCGAAGGAACGGCTCAGGTCATTCAAGAGGTATTTGAAGGCACCACCGGGACGGATGAAACCTCGAATCCCCCAGACTCCCGGTGAG
Proteins encoded in this region:
- a CDS encoding NUDIX hydrolase, yielding MGIDKSGNNPGTDDCASRRYPSTPVCAVGALIYRGSRILLVRRGKAPSLGKWSVPGGRLRVGETLEAAVIRETREETCMTVRPLRVGKVVEHLLRDERGDIEYHYVIVDYVCQVIDGSPRPASDVSEVRFVEISDLSQWDMTEGTAQVIQEVFEGTTGTDETSNPPDSR